In one window of Balearica regulorum gibbericeps isolate bBalReg1 chromosome 29, bBalReg1.pri, whole genome shotgun sequence DNA:
- the NCKAP1L gene encoding nck-associated protein 1-like isoform X2, whose amino-acid sequence MSLPSVYQNKFAEKLTILNDRGRGVLIRIYNIKKTCSDPKTRPPFLSDKAMESSVKFINKKFPHLDVRSSTQHLGPVHKDKGDIARALGPFYQSFLDVLEFRDHVYELLNTIDASQCFFDIHVNYDFTKSYLDLVVTYVSLVLLLARTEDRRLLIGMYHCAHEMSHGTSDPSFTRLGQMVLEYDHPLKKLTEEFGPHTKAVTSALLSLHFLFARRNQGAEQWRSDQLLSLLSTAGAMLSPASSDTMACEYLSLEVMERWILMGFLVCPGALASSPQCLELWRLALQGSLYITLLRDEALQVHKVTEELFSSLKGYGKRVADLKECKEHAVAHSGSLHRGRRAYLRGAVRELEALLEDQPGLLGPKALFVFMALSFCRDEVSWLVRHAEHVTKTKTPEDFADSYIAELLFLMEQLRSLVRRQVRVLQRYHVQYLARFDALVLSEVIQNLSVCPEEESIILSSFVSSLSALSVKEVDDKEQFDFTPLRLDWFRLQAYTSVAKASLPLGSNPDVGRVMNLIIFHTKLLDSLEELLAEASDLSDLCFYPRPVEKMFLATMEEPSMLRYSIAFPLLCGHFSHCVHPMCPEEYPHLKAIALGMCNKFLEEMARQASACIMDACAEQHNLSEQLLPKHCASTVSKARNKKTLKQPAKKGEPERDKPGAESQRKDRTLTTNMDKLHLTLAELSLSLNHVPNFTIFEHTVTPAEYLSSHLETRFTKAIVAMAGYSQATQEVARPSEVLVGLSAYTSFIQSLGHFVGLDTGRIIRSVLLQQTQPRDAAGEQTLTTIYTNWYLEALLRQASTGAIVLAPALQAFTTVPREGEPPFSAAEFSDVSEMRALAELIGPYGMKFLSDNLMWHVGSQVTELKLVNENMDTLVQLRSSSCKPEQMAALLPRLTSADNVLKRMTIIGEILSFRAMAQQGLREVFSHHCPFLMGPIECLTDVVTPDTDIQVTLSIFELASAAGIPCEIDPALVNVLAGSKTDGSSPEEDYKVACLLLVFVAVSLPLLASDPASVYNTEVDGYNNNIHCLAKAIIHVSAALFTVHNKNIETHLKEFLLLASVSLLQLGQETDKLRARNRDSISLLMHLIVAESSFLTVDMLETCFPYVLLRNAYREVCRENLLSRVPSH is encoded by the exons ATGTCGCTGCCCTCCGTCTACCAGAACAAGTTTGCCGAGAAGCTGACGATCCTCAATGACCGGGGACGGGGTGTTCTGATCCGCATCTACAACATCAAGAAG ACCTGCTCCGACCCCAAGACGCGGCCACCCTTCCTCAGTGACAAGGCCATGGAGTCCTCCGTCAAGTTCATCAACAAGAAGTTTCCTCACTTGGACGTGCGGAGCAGCACG CAACACTTGGGACCAGTGCACAAGGACAAGGGGGACATCGCCCGGGCGTTGGGACCCTTCTACCAGTCCTTCCTGGATGTCCTGGAGTTCAGG gaCCACGTCTACGAGTTGCTGAACACCATCGACGCTAGCCAGTGCTTCTTTGACATC cacgtCAACTACGACTTCACCAAGAGCTACCTGGACCTGGTTGTCACCTACGTGTCCCTCGTCCTGCTGCTGGCCCGCACTGAGGACCGCCGGCTGCTCATCGGCATGTACCACTGCGCCCACGAGATGAGCCACGGCACCAG TGACCCCAGCTTCACCCGCCTGGGACAGATGGTGCTGGAGTATGACCACCCCCTCAAGAAGCTGACGGAGGAATTTGGGCCGCACACCAAG gCTGTCACCAGCGCCCTCCTGTCCCTCCATTTCCTCTTCGCCCGGAGGAACCAGGGGGCCGAGCAGTGGCGCAGCGACCAGCTCCTCAGCCTGCTCAGCACCGCCGGTGCCATGCTCAGCCCCGCCAGCTCCGACACC ATGGCCTGTGAGTACCTGTCCCTGGAGGTGATGGAGCGCTGGATCCTCA TGGGGTTCCTGGTGTGCCCGGGGGCGCTGGCCTCGTCCCCACAGTGCCTGGAGCTGTGGCGGCTGGCACTGCAGGGCTCGCTCTACATCACTCTCCTCCGCGACGAGGCCCTCCAGGTCCACAAGGTCACCGAGGAACTGTTCAGCAGCCTCAAAGG CTACGGGAAGCGAGTGGCCGATCTCAAGGAGTGCAAGGAACACGCCGTGGCTCACAG cggcTCCCTGCACCGGGGCCGGCGGGCGTACCTGCGCGGGGCCGTGCGGGAGCTGGAGGCGCTGCTGGAGGATCAGCCCGGGCTGCTGGGACCCAAG GCCCTCTTCGTCTTCATGGCGCTTTCCTTCTGCCGGGACGAGGTGAGCTGGCTTGTGCGGCACGCTGAGCACGTCACCAAGACCAAGACGCCCGAGGATTTCGCTGACAG CTACATCgcagagctgctttttctcatgGAGCAGCTGCGGAGCTTGGTGCGGCGGCAGGTCAGGGTGCTGCAACGCTACCACGTCCAGTACCTCGCCCGCTTCGACGCCCTGGTGCTCAGCGAAGTCATCCAG AACCTCTCCGTGTGCCCTGAGGAAGAGTCCATCATCCTGTCATCCTTTGTCAGCTCCCTCTCGGCTCTCTCCGTCAAGGAAG TTGATGACAAGGAGCAGTTTGATTTCACACCGCTCCGCCTGGACTGGTTCCGGCTGCAG GCCTACACCAGTGTGGCCAAGGCCTCGCTGCCACTGGGCTCCAACCCCGACGTGGGTCGCGTCATGAACCTCATCATCTTCCACACCAAACTGCTCGACtccctggaggagctgctggccgAGGCCTCCGACCTCTCCGACCTCTG TTTCTACCCTCGGCCCGTGGAGAAGATGTTTTTGGCGACGATGGAGGAGCCCTCGATGCTGCGCTACAGCATCGCCTTCCCCCTGCTCTGCGGCCACTTCTCCCACTGCGTCCACCCCATGTGCCCGGAGGAG TACCCCCACCTGAAGGCCATAGCGCTGGGGATGTGCAACAAGTTCCTGGAGGAGATGGCCCGGCAGGCCAGCGCCTGCATCATGGATGCCTGCGCCGAGCAGCACAACCTCAGCGAGCAG CTGCTGCCCAAGCACTGCGCCTCCACCGTCAGCAAAGCCCGCAACAAGAAGACCCTGAAGCAGCCGGCCAAGAAGGGGGAGCCCGAGCGGGACAAGCCGGGGGCTGAGAGCCAGAGGAAGGACCGGACCCTGACCACCAA catgGACAAGCTGCACCTGACGCTGGCCGAGCTGTCCCTGAGCCTCAACCACGTGCCAAACTTCACCATCTTCGAGCACACGGTGACGCCGGCCGAGTACCTCAGCAGCCACCTGGAGACACGCTTCACCAA AGCCATCGTGGCCATGGCCGGCTACAGCCAGGCCACGCAGGAGGTGGCCCGGCCCTCAGAGGTGCTGGTGGGGCTGAGCGCCTACACGAGCTTCATCCAGTCGCTGGGGCATTTCGTGGGCTTGGACACGGGGCGCATCATCCGCAGCGTCCTTCTGCAGCAGACGCAGCCCCGTGACGCCGCCGGCGAGCAGACGCTCACCACCATCTACACCAACTG GTACCTGGAGGCCCTGCTGCGGCAGGCCAGCACCGGGGCCATCGTCCTGGCCCCTGCCCTGCAGGCTTTCACCACGGTGCCCCGGGAGGGCGAGCCCCCTTTCAGCGCCGCCGAGTTCTCCGATGTCTCAG AGATGCGGGCGCTGGCCGAGCTCATCGGGCCATATGGCATGAAGTTCCTCAGCGACAACCTCATGTGGCACGTGGGCTCCCAGGTCACCGAGCTGAAG CTGGTCAACGAGAACATGGACACGCTGGTCCAGCTGCGCTCCAGCTCCTGCAAGCCCGAGCagatggcagctctgctgccgCGGCTAACCT CGGCCGATAACGTCCTGAAGCGCATGACCATCATCGGGGAGATCCTGAGCTTCCGCGCCATGGCCCAGCAGGGCCTGCGGGAg GTCTTCTCCCACCACTGCCCCTTCCTGATGGGCCCCATCGAGTGTCTGACAGATGTTGTCACCCCCGACACCGACATCCAG GTCACCCTGAGCATCTTCGAGCTGGCCTCCGCCGCGGGGATCCCCTGCGAGATCGACCCCGCGCTGGTGAACGTCCTCGCTGGCAGCAAGACGG ACGGCTCGTCCCCGGAGGAGGACTACAAGGTGGCCTGCCTGCTCCTGGTCTTCGTGGCCgtgtccctgcccctgctgGCCTCTGACCCGGCGTCCGTCTACAACACCGAGGTGGACG gcTATAACAACAACATCCACTGCCTGGCCAAGGCCATCATCCACGTGTCGGCCGCCCTCTTCACTGTCCACAACAAGAACATCGAGACCCACCTCAAGGAGTTCCTGCTG CTGGCCTCCGtcagcctcctgcagctgggccAGGAGACGGACAAGCTGCGTGCCAGGAACCGCGACTCCATCTCCCTGCTCATGCATCTG ATCGTGGCGGAGTCGTCCTTCCTGACGGTGGACATGCTGGAGACCTGCTTCCCCTACGTCCTGCTCCGCAACGCCTACCGCGAGGTGTGTCGGGAAAACCTGCTCAGCAGGGTCCCCTCGCACTGA
- the NCKAP1L gene encoding nck-associated protein 1-like isoform X1, with protein MSLPSVYQNKFAEKLTILNDRGRGVLIRIYNIKKTCSDPKTRPPFLSDKAMESSVKFINKKFPHLDVRSSTQHLGPVHKDKGDIARALGPFYQSFLDVLEFRDHVYELLNTIDASQCFFDIHVNYDFTKSYLDLVVTYVSLVLLLARTEDRRLLIGMYHCAHEMSHGTSDPSFTRLGQMVLEYDHPLKKLTEEFGPHTKAVTSALLSLHFLFARRNQGAEQWRSDQLLSLLSTAGAMLSPASSDTMACEYLSLEVMERWILMGFLVCPGALASSPQCLELWRLALQGSLYITLLRDEALQVHKVTEELFSSLKGYGKRVADLKECKEHAVAHSGSLHRGRRAYLRGAVRELEALLEDQPGLLGPKALFVFMALSFCRDEVSWLVRHAEHVTKTKTPEDFADSYIAELLFLMEQLRSLVRRQVRVLQRYHVQYLARFDALVLSEVIQNLSVCPEEESIILSSFVSSLSALSVKEVDDKEQFDFTPLRLDWFRLQAYTSVAKASLPLGSNPDVGRVMNLIIFHTKLLDSLEELLAEASDLSDLCFYPRPVEKMFLATMEEPSMLRYSIAFPLLCGHFSHCVHPMCPEEYPHLKAIALGMCNKFLEEMARQASACIMDACAEQHNLSEQLLPKHCASTVSKARNKKTLKQPAKKGEPERDKPGAESQRKDRTLTTNMDKLHLTLAELSLSLNHVPNFTIFEHTVTPAEYLSSHLETRFTKAIVAMAGYSQATQEVARPSEVLVGLSAYTSFIQSLGHFVGLDTGRIIRSVLLQQTQPRDAAGEQTLTTIYTNWYLEALLRQASTGAIVLAPALQAFTTVPREGEPPFSAAEFSDVSEMRALAELIGPYGMKFLSDNLMWHVGSQVTELKKLVNENMDTLVQLRSSSCKPEQMAALLPRLTSADNVLKRMTIIGEILSFRAMAQQGLREVFSHHCPFLMGPIECLTDVVTPDTDIQVTLSIFELASAAGIPCEIDPALVNVLAGSKTDGSSPEEDYKVACLLLVFVAVSLPLLASDPASVYNTEVDGYNNNIHCLAKAIIHVSAALFTVHNKNIETHLKEFLLLASVSLLQLGQETDKLRARNRDSISLLMHLIVAESSFLTVDMLETCFPYVLLRNAYREVCRENLLSRVPSH; from the exons ATGTCGCTGCCCTCCGTCTACCAGAACAAGTTTGCCGAGAAGCTGACGATCCTCAATGACCGGGGACGGGGTGTTCTGATCCGCATCTACAACATCAAGAAG ACCTGCTCCGACCCCAAGACGCGGCCACCCTTCCTCAGTGACAAGGCCATGGAGTCCTCCGTCAAGTTCATCAACAAGAAGTTTCCTCACTTGGACGTGCGGAGCAGCACG CAACACTTGGGACCAGTGCACAAGGACAAGGGGGACATCGCCCGGGCGTTGGGACCCTTCTACCAGTCCTTCCTGGATGTCCTGGAGTTCAGG gaCCACGTCTACGAGTTGCTGAACACCATCGACGCTAGCCAGTGCTTCTTTGACATC cacgtCAACTACGACTTCACCAAGAGCTACCTGGACCTGGTTGTCACCTACGTGTCCCTCGTCCTGCTGCTGGCCCGCACTGAGGACCGCCGGCTGCTCATCGGCATGTACCACTGCGCCCACGAGATGAGCCACGGCACCAG TGACCCCAGCTTCACCCGCCTGGGACAGATGGTGCTGGAGTATGACCACCCCCTCAAGAAGCTGACGGAGGAATTTGGGCCGCACACCAAG gCTGTCACCAGCGCCCTCCTGTCCCTCCATTTCCTCTTCGCCCGGAGGAACCAGGGGGCCGAGCAGTGGCGCAGCGACCAGCTCCTCAGCCTGCTCAGCACCGCCGGTGCCATGCTCAGCCCCGCCAGCTCCGACACC ATGGCCTGTGAGTACCTGTCCCTGGAGGTGATGGAGCGCTGGATCCTCA TGGGGTTCCTGGTGTGCCCGGGGGCGCTGGCCTCGTCCCCACAGTGCCTGGAGCTGTGGCGGCTGGCACTGCAGGGCTCGCTCTACATCACTCTCCTCCGCGACGAGGCCCTCCAGGTCCACAAGGTCACCGAGGAACTGTTCAGCAGCCTCAAAGG CTACGGGAAGCGAGTGGCCGATCTCAAGGAGTGCAAGGAACACGCCGTGGCTCACAG cggcTCCCTGCACCGGGGCCGGCGGGCGTACCTGCGCGGGGCCGTGCGGGAGCTGGAGGCGCTGCTGGAGGATCAGCCCGGGCTGCTGGGACCCAAG GCCCTCTTCGTCTTCATGGCGCTTTCCTTCTGCCGGGACGAGGTGAGCTGGCTTGTGCGGCACGCTGAGCACGTCACCAAGACCAAGACGCCCGAGGATTTCGCTGACAG CTACATCgcagagctgctttttctcatgGAGCAGCTGCGGAGCTTGGTGCGGCGGCAGGTCAGGGTGCTGCAACGCTACCACGTCCAGTACCTCGCCCGCTTCGACGCCCTGGTGCTCAGCGAAGTCATCCAG AACCTCTCCGTGTGCCCTGAGGAAGAGTCCATCATCCTGTCATCCTTTGTCAGCTCCCTCTCGGCTCTCTCCGTCAAGGAAG TTGATGACAAGGAGCAGTTTGATTTCACACCGCTCCGCCTGGACTGGTTCCGGCTGCAG GCCTACACCAGTGTGGCCAAGGCCTCGCTGCCACTGGGCTCCAACCCCGACGTGGGTCGCGTCATGAACCTCATCATCTTCCACACCAAACTGCTCGACtccctggaggagctgctggccgAGGCCTCCGACCTCTCCGACCTCTG TTTCTACCCTCGGCCCGTGGAGAAGATGTTTTTGGCGACGATGGAGGAGCCCTCGATGCTGCGCTACAGCATCGCCTTCCCCCTGCTCTGCGGCCACTTCTCCCACTGCGTCCACCCCATGTGCCCGGAGGAG TACCCCCACCTGAAGGCCATAGCGCTGGGGATGTGCAACAAGTTCCTGGAGGAGATGGCCCGGCAGGCCAGCGCCTGCATCATGGATGCCTGCGCCGAGCAGCACAACCTCAGCGAGCAG CTGCTGCCCAAGCACTGCGCCTCCACCGTCAGCAAAGCCCGCAACAAGAAGACCCTGAAGCAGCCGGCCAAGAAGGGGGAGCCCGAGCGGGACAAGCCGGGGGCTGAGAGCCAGAGGAAGGACCGGACCCTGACCACCAA catgGACAAGCTGCACCTGACGCTGGCCGAGCTGTCCCTGAGCCTCAACCACGTGCCAAACTTCACCATCTTCGAGCACACGGTGACGCCGGCCGAGTACCTCAGCAGCCACCTGGAGACACGCTTCACCAA AGCCATCGTGGCCATGGCCGGCTACAGCCAGGCCACGCAGGAGGTGGCCCGGCCCTCAGAGGTGCTGGTGGGGCTGAGCGCCTACACGAGCTTCATCCAGTCGCTGGGGCATTTCGTGGGCTTGGACACGGGGCGCATCATCCGCAGCGTCCTTCTGCAGCAGACGCAGCCCCGTGACGCCGCCGGCGAGCAGACGCTCACCACCATCTACACCAACTG GTACCTGGAGGCCCTGCTGCGGCAGGCCAGCACCGGGGCCATCGTCCTGGCCCCTGCCCTGCAGGCTTTCACCACGGTGCCCCGGGAGGGCGAGCCCCCTTTCAGCGCCGCCGAGTTCTCCGATGTCTCAG AGATGCGGGCGCTGGCCGAGCTCATCGGGCCATATGGCATGAAGTTCCTCAGCGACAACCTCATGTGGCACGTGGGCTCCCAGGTCACCGAGCTGAAG AAGCTGGTCAACGAGAACATGGACACGCTGGTCCAGCTGCGCTCCAGCTCCTGCAAGCCCGAGCagatggcagctctgctgccgCGGCTAACCT CGGCCGATAACGTCCTGAAGCGCATGACCATCATCGGGGAGATCCTGAGCTTCCGCGCCATGGCCCAGCAGGGCCTGCGGGAg GTCTTCTCCCACCACTGCCCCTTCCTGATGGGCCCCATCGAGTGTCTGACAGATGTTGTCACCCCCGACACCGACATCCAG GTCACCCTGAGCATCTTCGAGCTGGCCTCCGCCGCGGGGATCCCCTGCGAGATCGACCCCGCGCTGGTGAACGTCCTCGCTGGCAGCAAGACGG ACGGCTCGTCCCCGGAGGAGGACTACAAGGTGGCCTGCCTGCTCCTGGTCTTCGTGGCCgtgtccctgcccctgctgGCCTCTGACCCGGCGTCCGTCTACAACACCGAGGTGGACG gcTATAACAACAACATCCACTGCCTGGCCAAGGCCATCATCCACGTGTCGGCCGCCCTCTTCACTGTCCACAACAAGAACATCGAGACCCACCTCAAGGAGTTCCTGCTG CTGGCCTCCGtcagcctcctgcagctgggccAGGAGACGGACAAGCTGCGTGCCAGGAACCGCGACTCCATCTCCCTGCTCATGCATCTG ATCGTGGCGGAGTCGTCCTTCCTGACGGTGGACATGCTGGAGACCTGCTTCCCCTACGTCCTGCTCCGCAACGCCTACCGCGAGGTGTGTCGGGAAAACCTGCTCAGCAGGGTCCCCTCGCACTGA